A genome region from Arachis duranensis cultivar V14167 chromosome 6, aradu.V14167.gnm2.J7QH, whole genome shotgun sequence includes the following:
- the LOC127748547 gene encoding uncharacterized protein LOC127748547 isoform X1, producing the protein MLVPSPFKKSWKNEEKVVHLNSHYIKFCPFPEDRVYEKFGLFIMPCLPTEAEKLELDLHLAHGRFVISTFVPFGVVEFEVQEVFCYGIIRFWLISYYELWSHSSAAGSLIYHMIPWSRNNQIICGLQCFRDFLLIMLKFQWGCTANVLSFSSRTCKLSTGKYEILDMEIYGR; encoded by the exons ATGTTAGTTCCTTCTCCCTTTAAAAAGTCTTGGAAAAACGAAGAGAAAGTTGTTCATCTCAACTCACACTACATAAAATTTTGCCCCTTTCCAGAGGATAGGGTTTACGAAAAGTTTGGTCTATTCATCATGCCTTGTCTTCCAACAGAGGCTGAGAAACTGGAACTTGATCTTCATCTTGCTCATGGTAGATTTGTTATATCAACATTTGTTCCATTTGGAGTTGTAGAATTCGAAG TTCAAGAGGTTTTCTGCTATGGAATTATCAGATTTTGGCTGATTTCTTATTATGAGTTGTGGAGTCATTCTTCTGCAGCAGGCAG CTTAATATATCATATGATTCCGTGGTCAAGGAACAATCAAATTATATGTGGTCTTCAATGTTTTAGAG attttttattaattatgttaaaGTTTCAATGGGGATGTACCGCAAACGTTCTTTCATTCAGCTCAAGGACTTGCAAGTTGTCCACCGGCAAGTACGAGATTCTGGATATGGAGATATATGGCCGATGA
- the LOC127748547 gene encoding dicer-like protein 4 isoform X2, with protein sequence MLVPSPFKKSWKNEEKVVHLNSHYIKFCPFPEDRVYEKFGLFIMPCLPTEAEKLELDLHLAHGRFVISTFVPFGVVEFEVQEVFCYGIIRFWLISYYELWSHSSAADFLLIMLKFQWGCTANVLSFSSRTCKLSTGKYEILDMEIYGR encoded by the exons ATGTTAGTTCCTTCTCCCTTTAAAAAGTCTTGGAAAAACGAAGAGAAAGTTGTTCATCTCAACTCACACTACATAAAATTTTGCCCCTTTCCAGAGGATAGGGTTTACGAAAAGTTTGGTCTATTCATCATGCCTTGTCTTCCAACAGAGGCTGAGAAACTGGAACTTGATCTTCATCTTGCTCATGGTAGATTTGTTATATCAACATTTGTTCCATTTGGAGTTGTAGAATTCGAAG TTCAAGAGGTTTTCTGCTATGGAATTATCAGATTTTGGCTGATTTCTTATTATGAGTTGTGGAGTCATTCTTCTGCAGCAG attttttattaattatgttaaaGTTTCAATGGGGATGTACCGCAAACGTTCTTTCATTCAGCTCAAGGACTTGCAAGTTGTCCACCGGCAAGTACGAGATTCTGGATATGGAGATATATGGCCGATGA
- the LOC127748546 gene encoding protein FAR1-RELATED SEQUENCE 5-like codes for MYNLITQHRKEKVKGGDANAAISYLRGKAGNDSYFFGKYTLSNKNRLKNLFWPDGTSRIDECFGDVLTFDSTYNRNVYNKPLVIFFGSNHHGQTIVFGCGLLVKKDIGSYKWLLETFWEAMGSKHPTAVVTDGDLSMREAIKHVFPYATHRLCAWNLHRNTCEKVKNSGFLKNFKQLIYANVSVEEFQVMWEDMVVRYNLSSNSWVVQTYEMRNLWALAYLRDQFFVRIRTTSQCEGINSLIKAYVRKKDTLLEFINNMETVVSHYRNNERVAEFNSKYTKPVLVTSLPTLEDFTAKTFTRNMFREVRKEIEGACAMNTELVIQDGGKLYFKCNSFGVPKIDHVVEFDRVGGMLRCECLWFETRGIPYMHIFACLKHQHVEVIPERLVCKRWTKNAKSDFMKSNVDDPSDSDKVLKCRFGVLGAECSRMMDLSCKNLSDFVETMNSVVDTITKLQKRGENPCNANLDDDYVGDPLVVKSKGAPKKNSKFKQQRKCSNCV; via the coding sequence ATGTACAACCTCATTACTCAACATAGGAAGGAAAAGGTGAAAGGTGGTGATGCAAATGCTGCAATAAGCTACCTGAGAGGTAAAGCTGGGAATGATTCTTATTTCTTTGGCAAGTACACTTTAAGTAATAAGAATCGATTGAAAAATTTGTTCTGGCCTGATGGGACTAGCCGCATTGATGAGTGCTTTGGGGATGTCTTGACATTTGATTCGACTTACAATAGGAATGTCTACAATAAACCACTTGTGATATTTTTTGGTAGCAATCATCATGGGCAGACCATCGTATTTGGTTGTGGTCTTCTTGTTAAAAAGGATATTGGTTCATACAAGTGGCTCTTGGAAACTTTTTGGGAAGCAATGGGAAGTAAACACCCTACGGCAGTTGTCACCGATGGAGATCTTTCAATGAGAGAAGCAATTAAACATGTCTTTCCTTATGCAACACATCGACTATGTGCATGGAACTTACATAGGAATACATGCGAAAAGGTTAAGAACAGTGGATTTCTAAAGAACTTCAAGCAATTGATTTATGCCAATGTGAGTGTTGAAGAGTTCCAGGTCATGTGGGAAGACATGGTGGTCAGGTATAACTTATCAAGCAACTCTTGGGTCGTCCAAACCTATGAGATGAGGAATCTATGGGCTCTTGCATATTTGAGGGACCAGTTTTTTGTGCGAATCAGGACAACATCCCAGTGTGAAGGGATTAACTCTCTAATAAAAGCATATGTGAGAAAGAAAGATACCCTTCTTGAATTCATCAATAACATGGAGACCGTGGTTAGCCATTACAGGAACAATGAAAGAGTCGCAGAGTTCAACAGTAAATATACCAAACCCGTACTTGTGACTTCTTTGCCGACACTTGAAGATTTTACTGCAAAGACTTTCACTCGTAACATGTTCCGGGAGGTCAGAAAGGAAATTGAGGGTGCTTGTGCAATGAATACAGAGTTGGTAATTCAGGATGGTGGAAAACTATACTTCAAGTGTAACAGTTTTGGAGTGCCAAAGATTGATCACGTGGTTGAGTTTGACAGAGTTGGGGGGATGCTTCGTTGCGAGTGTCTGTGGTTCGAAACTAGAGGAATTCCCTACATGCACATATTCGCCTGCCTAAAGCACCAACACGTTGAAGTTATTCCAGAGCGCTTAGTGTGCAAGCGTTGGACAAAGAATGCCAAGAGTGACTTCATGAAGTCAAATGTCGATGATCCAAGTGATTCTGATAAGGTACTAAAGTGTCGTTTTGGTGTGTTGGGTGCTGAATGTTCTAGGATGATGGATTTGTCCTGTAAGAACTTAAGTGATTTTGTCGAAACAATGAATAGTGTTGTCGACACAATTACAAAACTCCAAAAGCGAGGTGAAAATCCATGCAACGCTAACTTAGATGATGATTACGTTGGTGACCCATTGGTGGTGAAGAGTAAAGGAGCTCccaagaaaaactcaaaattcAAGCAACAGAGAAAGTGTTCAAACTGCGTGTGA